One window of Hymenobacter sp. BRD128 genomic DNA carries:
- a CDS encoding IS1182 family transposase: MQGHKQFVDKVVLRFRLSERVPKQNLYRRLAELLNWDFLYQQTRALYSHTGQPSLDPVVFFKLVLVGRLENIASDRRLVEHCSLRLDILYFLGYEVDEDLPWHSTISRTRQLYPVTVFEHLFDQVFGQCVAAGLVAGDTQTVDSAPVKANASLDSLREKAPVAPLHVTQETAFPTELPSAKTALQLRRVAARQAKRQAAPGGLGAHHAKAQLLSNKTHYSPTDPEARISVKPGKARALNYLCSLAVDTATGVISHIQADLADSRDCLHLPALVPRLQARLRAQELTLRDFVADTGYSNGFNYAFLEQQGITPWIPVFGPYKPTVEGFIYEPAADAYRCRANKLLPFRSFRTTENETWVKQYRAAYKDCQQCPLKASCVPHSQFKQVVRSAFDAAYRRAWQRQRTRQGQHMRRVRQRTVEPVFGSLLQHYGLRRVNTKGRAAAHKTMLITAIAYNLKKLLKQQSTRMLSLALALRPAQHGLMQALFSRRLLTGYRFQGALESGRQIAWSSATATFHYQTLVPCTPTSITPPPPPSTPKCWMPCCPT, from the coding sequence ATGCAGGGCCACAAGCAGTTCGTCGATAAAGTCGTGCTACGCTTCCGCTTGTCGGAGCGCGTGCCGAAACAGAATCTCTACCGCCGACTAGCCGAGCTGCTCAACTGGGACTTTCTCTACCAGCAGACCCGGGCCCTCTATAGCCACACCGGCCAGCCCTCGCTCGACCCCGTGGTGTTCTTTAAGCTGGTGCTCGTGGGCCGGTTGGAAAACATTGCCAGTGACCGCCGCCTGGTCGAGCACTGCAGTCTGCGGCTCGACATCCTCTATTTTCTGGGCTACGAGGTGGACGAGGACTTGCCCTGGCACTCGACTATTAGTCGGACCCGCCAGCTGTATCCAGTCACCGTCTTCGAGCACCTGTTTGACCAGGTTTTCGGCCAGTGCGTGGCCGCTGGGCTCGTCGCGGGCGATACGCAAACGGTGGATTCCGCGCCCGTCAAAGCCAATGCCTCACTCGATAGCTTACGCGAAAAAGCGCCCGTCGCCCCCCTGCACGTGACCCAGGAAACGGCGTTCCCCACTGAGTTACCCTCCGCCAAGACGGCGTTGCAGTTGCGGCGTGTCGCGGCGCGTCAAGCCAAACGTCAAGCCGCGCCTGGGGGACTGGGCGCCCACCATGCCAAGGCGCAGTTACTCAGCAACAAGACGCACTACAGTCCCACCGACCCCGAAGCCCGCATCTCGGTTAAACCCGGCAAAGCGCGGGCCCTGAATTACCTCTGTAGCCTGGCCGTGGATACGGCCACGGGCGTCATTAGCCACATCCAGGCTGATTTGGCTGACAGTCGCGATTGCCTGCACTTACCGGCCCTGGTGCCGCGGCTACAAGCCCGGCTCAGGGCCCAGGAGTTAACGCTCCGCGATTTCGTCGCCGACACGGGTTATTCCAACGGCTTCAATTATGCCTTTCTAGAGCAGCAAGGCATCACCCCTTGGATTCCCGTGTTTGGTCCCTACAAGCCCACGGTCGAGGGGTTTATCTACGAGCCGGCGGCCGATGCCTACCGCTGCCGAGCCAATAAGCTCTTGCCGTTTCGCTCCTTTCGCACGACTGAGAACGAGACGTGGGTCAAGCAGTATCGCGCGGCTTATAAGGATTGTCAACAGTGCCCGCTCAAAGCGAGCTGTGTGCCGCATAGCCAGTTTAAACAGGTGGTTCGCTCCGCCTTTGACGCGGCGTATCGCCGGGCGTGGCAGCGGCAGCGCACGCGCCAAGGCCAGCACATGCGCCGAGTCCGGCAACGCACCGTCGAACCCGTCTTTGGTAGTCTACTGCAGCATTATGGCCTGCGTCGGGTCAACACCAAGGGGCGAGCAGCGGCGCATAAAACGATGCTAATCACGGCTATCGCCTACAACCTCAAGAAGCTGCTGAAGCAGCAATCAACTCGGATGCTGAGCCTAGCACTAGCCCTGCGACCAGCGCAACACGGGCTCATGCAGGCTTTGTTTAGCCGCCGCTTGTTGACTGGCTATCGCTTTCAGGGCGCGCTCGAAAGTGGGCGCCAAATAGCGTGGAGTTCTGCAACAGCCACCTTCCATTACCAAACGCTAGTACCATGCACGCCTACTTCGATAACGCCGCCACCACCCCCCTCGACCCCGAAGTGCTGGATGCCATGCTGCCCTACCTAG